From the Methanoculleus caldifontis genome, the window TACCTGGACACGAAAGACCCCGAGCAGTTCGGGCAGCGGACCAACAACTGGTACCCCTTCGGCCTTTCCGGCGGAGAAGAGAACATGGCCGTGTATGCCGCAAACAACGACGTCCGGATCTACACCATCACCTTCTCCTCCGCCGTCTCGACGGACTGCAACGAGACCATGCGAATCATCGCCGAGACTTCGGGCGGGAAGCATTATATCGCGCGGACGTCGTCCGACCTCATCGCGGTCTACGACCAGATCGCCGACGACCTCAAGACCGAGGCGGGCGTCAACACCTTCGTCGATGTCACCTTCGAGAACGTGGAGGTGGACAGCGCCCCGGTATCCGGCGACGAGGTCTTTGACTATGTCTACGAGGAAGGGGTTTCCACGCTGATCCGGAGTTATAACCGCACGGCCGTCTTCACCCCCGCATATACCCGGGACGACACCGCCGCATGGGCCGCGAACCGGAGACTGCACTTCGATGTCGGGACCATCCGGCTCAACCAGACCTGGGAGGCGACCTTCAGGCTCAAAGTCCTTGCCGAGGGCACGATCGGCCTCTTCGGGGATGGAGCGGCCATCACCTTCAACGACCACGACCGGGTCGTGCTCCCCCGCGTCTACATCACGGCCTACGCCGAGGAGAACACGACGCTGGATACCCGGTCGCTCAGTGTCTCCGACCTCAACTGCCTCTCCCCGGCCACAGAGTTCCTCCCCCTCACCTGGAACCTGAACTACACCGGGACATCGGAGGCCGTGCAGGAGGTCTCCTGTTCCGGCGACGGCGGATACACGTGGACCCGGCTTGCTGCCCTGACTTCGCCGCCCGGTGCAAGGGCGATGGAGATCTCCCTCGACGTTCGCGACTTCCTGCCAGGCGAGTACAGCGTCCGGGTCTATGCCACGGCGGCGGATGCGCCGGATGCCTGGCAGACCTGCAGGCAGATCCTGATTGGAGACCGGCAGAAAGATTACATCCAGCTCAGGTGATCCGCCGAGGGCCTCTGACTGCCCCCCCTCCTCCTTTTCTTTCCGTTGCCTGCGGGTCGGGTGCCGCACCCGGTGACCCGCAAGAGCGAGTATATATATCTCGCGGAAGGCCCCGCCCCTCCAGAATCGAGGTTATTATTTGCACCCTCTCTAATCCCCGGGAATCTTTGAATCCGGGCAGCATTATCGCCCACTGTATGATATCCGATGTGCAACAACACTGATACAAATTCATATATCAGCGTTGTGCGCGGCATGCGGATCTCCAACTATCCGATATATAGAAAAATCTGGGCTTAAGTTGCCGGGATTGGGGAATTTGGGTAATTGGAAGGAATCAAATGATCGTCGGCTGAATGGGGCTAGATGAAAGCAATTATATATAGTATGCGGGATCACGGCCCCCTGATCTCAGCATGAATTTTCAGAAAGTAATCATCCTCATGATCCTGCTTGGCCTGATCGTTCCTGCGGTGAGCGCGGGCGATCCAGGGCAGATCGTCCTCTCGAGCGATACTGCCTGGCTGGTGGCGAACGGCGCCGATTCGGCAGGAATAACTGTCCGGGTGTTCGATGGGGGCGGGGCGCCGCTCGCGAACTGCACGGTGGCGCTCTCGGTCGACCCGGCCTTCGGTCGTCTTACGCCCGCGACCGTCACCACCGGTACCTCCGGGGCAGCCGTCGCCACGTTCATCGCCAACAAGACGAGCGGCACCGCCGTGATCACCGCCCGGGCCGGAGGGGCGACCGGGGCGCTTGAACAGAAGATCGACCATGACCTGCCTTCCCGGATTGTATATCTCGACTACGACTATGAGGTGACGGCAGGCGATACCACCACCATCACCGTGGGGCTGGCCGACCGGCACGGCAACCCGGTCGACGGCCGTCGGGCCGCCGAGACGGTACGTTTCAGCGTCGATTCTGTCGCCGATGATGCTGTCTTTGCCGGCGACGACGGGACGACGTTGCGCGAACTCGAATGGACGGTCAATGCAACGGGATTTGTCCATGCCGATCTCAGGACCGACCGCACCATCGGCGAGAACATCGTCCGGATGAGCACCTCCTCCGGCGGCATCGACCGCTACATCTCCATCCACGGGCTGGCCACCGGCCTTCCGGCCGGGATCGATCTCACGGTCAGCCCGGACGCCGATCCGGTTCCTTACCAGCCTGCCGACGGCGTGAGCACCTTCACCCTGGCCTGCAGGCTCTCCGATGCCTGGGGTAACCCGGCGGCAGGCCGCGACCTCCGGGTCTTCACAACGCTCGCGGATGAAGAGGTGGTCCTGACGACGAACAGCACGGGCGTCGCCTGCCTCACCTACGGTCCGAAGGACAGCACCGGCAGGCTCACCGTCACTGCGACGGCCGTGGACAATGCGAGCGTGACCGCGTCGCAGACGATCGAGTTCACCCATACCAGTCCCGTTGAGATGCTCCTCTCGGCAAGCCCGCAGTCGATGCCGAGCCGGGATGTCAATCCCGGTTCTATCTCGGAACTCAGGGCCAGGGTGGTGGACATCAAGGGAAACCCGGTCGCGGGGGAGAGGGTGACGTTCGCCATCGATATCGATTCGATCGATATCGACGGATCGACCCCGGTCGGGGCTCCCTGCCTTGAGAGGGAGGGGCAGGTCGTGGCAACAGCCATGACCGGTGAGGACGGGTACGCTGTTGCCAGGTTCAGCCCCGGGTCGTTTGCGCGGCCGATGGCGGGAGAGCAGGCCGCTGCGAAGGGCACAGTGACCGTCCGGGCGACATGGGGGGATGTCAGCCGGGATATTGCCCTGACCTGGATGAACTACCCCTACCTCTCCGTGGAGACGGAGGTCTCCTCCGGGAGGGTTGCGGTGAATGAGACGGTCGACGTCACGGTCCGCCTCCGGGGCGACGGCTGGGCGCTCCAGCCGAGACCGATCGACGTGGTGCTGGTGATTGACCGATCGGGGAGTATGTCGGAGAGGGATGTGGGCCAGATGAGGATGAAGGCTGCACAGACCGCAGCAAAGACGTTCATCGGCCAGATGAGTCCGGACCGGGACCGTGTTGGCCTTGTCTCGTTCTCCTCCTCCACAAGGGTGGATAACAGGCTGGGCGATCCGTTCGGAGAGGTAACCGCAAACCTGGACGACCTCAGCGCAAGCGGTGCCACACAGTTGCGGCGGGGGATCTATGAGGCCATCCTCATGCAGACGGAGAACCGGGATCGACCCGAGGCCGTCAAAGCTGTGGTCGTCATGACCGATGGCGACTGGAACTACGACGGGAGCCCGCTCGGGCACGGGACAGGGTATCCTGCGTATTCAAGTCCGACATTCAGCGGCAGTAATTTAGAGCCCGATAAGTACCGATATTACGATGGTCTTGGGGGTACTCTCAAGAAGAACTTCTGGGAGAGTTATTGGACCTGCCACGATGGTGAGTTTACCCACCAGAATATGTCCCGGTTTGCCAGCGACAACGGGGTCAAACTCTATATGATCACGTTTGCCTATAGGCCCGGCCAGACGGTGACCGAAACGATGCACGTGCTTGCATCCTCGACCGATGGGTTCTATGAGCATGCTCAGAGCGGCAGCCAGCTCACTGATATCTATGAGCGCATCGCAGGCGAGCTCAAGACCGAGGCCGGCGTCAACACCCGGGTGGACCTCGACTTCAGCACGATCCGGGTCAACGGTGAAGACCGGGAAGGGGGAGGCGTGTTTGCCTATATCCCTGACGACGAGGTCTCGACTGCCATCCGGAGCTGGGTTGACAATGTGACGGGGCGCTATGAGATCATCTCCCTGACCGTCGTCAACCAAACCGATGACTGGAACGACGACAACGCTCTGGAGTTCGATGTCGGCACGGTCCGTCTCGGCCAGACCTGGGAGGCGACGTATCGCCTCCGGATGCTCGCTGACGGCAACATCAACATCTTCGGCCCGAATTCGGCTATCATCTTCAACGACGGTGCGGCCAAACTTGGCCTCCCCGACACCTTCATCACCGCCGTGCCGGGCCTCACCGACACCGGTCTGAGTTCCACGACGCTCACGCTCACAAACCCACGTTACACCTGCGCGGAGCCGGTGCTGGAGTTCCTTACCGCCGCCTGGGACCTTACATATACCGGGTCAGGAACGGTCACCGGGACCGTGGACTACTCAAATGACGGCGGCCTCTCCTGGATAGGATTCTATCGCCCGATAGCAGGGAGCGGCGTGACCGGGGGCGTCGCCTCCCTTGATGTCGGGAACCTCCCGCCGGGTGAGTACCGGGTCCGGGTTCGCGCCTCTGCGGAGGATGCGCCTGAATCCTGGCTGCTCTTCCCACCAATCCGGGTCGGAGAGCCGCAGGCGGCATATATCCGGATTGTATAACACTTTTTTCTGGATGCATACCGTCTGCATCGGGAAAAAGAACGGACCCAGCGGGAATTGAACCCGCGTCCTTGGGTTCGAAGCCCAAAAGGATGTCCTCTACCCCATGGGTCCCCTCATCAATTTCTATCATAAGTTATTAAGCGTTTTTGTGCCCTTACTCTATACAATGATCCTTTCGTCCAGCGAAATCGCTCGCCGGCTCCATGACGGCGATCTCGTCATCGATCCGTACAACGGCGCGTCCCAGCAGCCTGCCTCCTACGACCTCCGGGTGGCCGAAGAGATGACGCTCCCGCGCGGCGTCTGTACCCTCGTCCCCTCGATCGAGCGGGTGGAACTCCCGCAAGACCTCGCGGCAACTCTCCGGTGCCGCTCCTCGCTTGCCCGCCGGGGCGTCCTCCTCGGCGGAGGGTTCGTAGACCCGGGGTTCCGCGGCCAGCTGACGCTCTGCCTGACAAACACCGGTTCTGAGGAGATCTCGCTTGCGGCGGGAGACCGGGTCGTCCAGATGATCCTGCAGGAAGTGTTGAACGGGGGACGACTCTATGAGGGCCGGTACCAGGACAGCCGGGGCGCGGTGCATTCGAGATGACTGCGCCGATGCGTTCCGAACGGAAATATCTCGAGATCCTCCGGATCCTCACGGAGTCGCACGAACCCCTGGGTGCCAAGCGGCTGAGCGAGAAGATGGGCGAGCGGGGTTTCGTCTTGAGCGACCGCGCCGTCCAGTACTACCTCCAGTACCTCGACGAGATGGGGTTCACGGAGAAGATCGGGAACCGGGGCCGGATCCTCACCGAGGCGGGCGTCGCCGAGAGCGAGCGGGCACTGGTCGACGAGCGGCTCGGCTTCATCATCTCGAAGCTTGAACTGCTTGCGTTCCGAAGCACATTCGACCCGGAGACCGGATCGGGAAACGTCGCCTACAACCTCACCTTCGTGCGGGAGGAGGACCTCTCCGGTGTCACGGCGGCCTTCGACGAGGTGGCGAGAGCGGGCTACGGCCTCCTGAACACCTACCGGATCGTTGACGCCGATCCCCGCATACCCGACGGTCATGTCGGGATCATGACGGCCTGCAGTGTCACCCTGGACGGTGTTCTCCAGAAGGCGGGTATCCCGGCGAGGCTCGAGTATGCCGGCAGGATCGCCATCGACCAGAGCGGCTCTGCGGGGTTCCTCGATCTCATCGGCTACCGGGGAACGTCGGTCGACCCGCTCCACCTCTTCATATCCGCGGGGCTCACCTCGATCAGCCGGCTGGCGACGACCGGGTCTGGTGTTGCACTTGCAAATGTCCGTGCGGTGCCTGCGGCCGCGCAGGACCGGGTGGCAGAGATTATCGCCCGGATGACGGAGAGCGGGTTCGGGTTTCCGGCCGGGGGAGGCATCGGGGAGTTCAATCTCCCGAAACATCCCTACCGGCTCCCGGTCGTCACGTTCAGCGGCATGAACATGGTGGGGAACGCCATGGAGAGAGGCTACCCCATCCGAACCGAGATCGGTGCCGGTACGGTGCCGTTCGATAAAATAGCGGACGCTACCGGATCCAGGTGATCCCGCTTCCGTCCGGGTCGTCGTCCGACCTCTTCTCCTCGTTTTTCTGGTTCTTCGATCGCTTCTCCCCCTCGATCACCTCGAGCTTCCCGCGCGAGGGGTCGACCTCCTTCGGGCGGGGACCGGAGTGGCCGAACCCCCGGCCGGTCTGGTCGGGCCGTGCATCCCTCGGCACGGCGGCCGTCCCGCGCATGCGCAGACCGGGTTCGTCGAAGACCCCGTCCTTCGGGCGTTGCGTCCCGTGGTCGAGCGCGACGCGGTCTCCGGTGAACGCTGCTTCCTTGGGGCGTTGTGTCCCCCGGTCGAGCGCGACCTGGTCTCCCGAGAACGCTCCTTCCTTCGGATGCTGCACCGGTTGCACGGATGCGGAGTAGACTACGGCGTCGTCCTTCGGGGCGGTCTTTGCGATATTGATTCCTTTCGTGCCGAAGGCGGAGTTCTTCGGCGCGGGGATGGACGAAGTGACCGAAGCAGATCCGGCAAGATCGATCTCCCTCCCGCCCTGCCTGGGGGGGAGGATGACGGCGCCGTCGTCCTTCTTCTGCCCGGCTTTCGGGAGCATCTCGATGGTATCGTCCTTGCTCTTCCGGGTGCCCTGGCCGCTGCCCGGCATCGCGATCATCTCGTCTCTCTCTGTGGTGGATGGCTCTGCCATGGTGTCGCTCTCCTCCAAAAATGCCGATTCAAAGGGGGAGGCGAACTCCCCGTCATCCTCTTCCGGCATCCCGGCCTCATCGGCCATTGCGGTCTCCTCCGCGCGCAGCCGCTCCTCTTCGTCGGCCTTCAATGCCTCTTCCTCGCGCTCAAGCTGATACTCCGCCCGGATCTCC encodes:
- a CDS encoding Ig-like domain-containing protein, with the translated sequence MNFQKVIILMILLGLIVPAVSAGDPGQIVLSSDTAWLVANGADSAGITVRVFDGGGAPLANCTVALSVDPAFGRLTPATVTTGTSGAAVATFIANKTSGTAVITARAGGATGALEQKIDHDLPSRIVYLDYDYEVTAGDTTTITVGLADRHGNPVDGRRAAETVRFSVDSVADDAVFAGDDGTTLRELEWTVNATGFVHADLRTDRTIGENIVRMSTSSGGIDRYISIHGLATGLPAGIDLTVSPDADPVPYQPADGVSTFTLACRLSDAWGNPAAGRDLRVFTTLADEEVVLTTNSTGVACLTYGPKDSTGRLTVTATAVDNASVTASQTIEFTHTSPVEMLLSASPQSMPSRDVNPGSISELRARVVDIKGNPVAGERVTFAIDIDSIDIDGSTPVGAPCLEREGQVVATAMTGEDGYAVARFSPGSFARPMAGEQAAAKGTVTVRATWGDVSRDIALTWMNYPYLSVETEVSSGRVAVNETVDVTVRLRGDGWALQPRPIDVVLVIDRSGSMSERDVGQMRMKAAQTAAKTFIGQMSPDRDRVGLVSFSSSTRVDNRLGDPFGEVTANLDDLSASGATQLRRGIYEAILMQTENRDRPEAVKAVVVMTDGDWNYDGSPLGHGTGYPAYSSPTFSGSNLEPDKYRYYDGLGGTLKKNFWESYWTCHDGEFTHQNMSRFASDNGVKLYMITFAYRPGQTVTETMHVLASSTDGFYEHAQSGSQLTDIYERIAGELKTEAGVNTRVDLDFSTIRVNGEDREGGGVFAYIPDDEVSTAIRSWVDNVTGRYEIISLTVVNQTDDWNDDNALEFDVGTVRLGQTWEATYRLRMLADGNINIFGPNSAIIFNDGAAKLGLPDTFITAVPGLTDTGLSSTTLTLTNPRYTCAEPVLEFLTAAWDLTYTGSGTVTGTVDYSNDGGLSWIGFYRPIAGSGVTGGVASLDVGNLPPGEYRVRVRASAEDAPESWLLFPPIRVGEPQAAYIRIV
- a CDS encoding dCTP deaminase, giving the protein MILSSSEIARRLHDGDLVIDPYNGASQQPASYDLRVAEEMTLPRGVCTLVPSIERVELPQDLAATLRCRSSLARRGVLLGGGFVDPGFRGQLTLCLTNTGSEEISLAAGDRVVQMILQEVLNGGRLYEGRYQDSRGAVHSR
- a CDS encoding DUF128 domain-containing protein, whose translation is MTAPMRSERKYLEILRILTESHEPLGAKRLSEKMGERGFVLSDRAVQYYLQYLDEMGFTEKIGNRGRILTEAGVAESERALVDERLGFIISKLELLAFRSTFDPETGSGNVAYNLTFVREEDLSGVTAAFDEVARAGYGLLNTYRIVDADPRIPDGHVGIMTACSVTLDGVLQKAGIPARLEYAGRIAIDQSGSAGFLDLIGYRGTSVDPLHLFISAGLTSISRLATTGSGVALANVRAVPAAAQDRVAEIIARMTESGFGFPAGGGIGEFNLPKHPYRLPVVTFSGMNMVGNAMERGYPIRTEIGAGTVPFDKIADATGSR